The genomic window ACTTTGTCTGGGGGAGAAGCACAGCGTATCCGCCTGGCCACTCAAATCGGCAGCGCCCTTCGCGGGGTGATTTACGTTTTAGATGAGCCATCGATTGGGCTCCATCAGCGTGACAATGGCCGCTTGCTCAAGACGCTCGAAAACCTGCGAGACCTTGGCAATACGGTTTTGGTTGTGGAGCATGACGAGGAAACGATTCGGCGTGCGGATCATATTATCGATATGGGGCCCGGGGCAGGTTTACTTGGCGGACACATCGTCGCTCAAGGGCCTATCAAAACGATTTTAAAGTCAAAAAAGTCAGAGACGGCGGCTTATTTGTCGGGCCGCAAAAAGATAGGGATCGAGAAAACCAAGCGCCAAGCCAACGGAAAAAGTTTGAGCATCTACGAGGCCGTTGGGAACAATTTACAATGCGTGGATGCGCACTTTCCTCTGGGACATTTGATTTGTGTAACGGGTGTAAGCGGCAGCGGTAAAAGCAGTTTGATCAGTGGGACGTTGCAAAAAGCGATTTCAAAACAGCTCCACGGCGGCAGCCAAGCACCTTTGCCTTATGGGCGCATTGAGGGTGCAGAGCATCTTGATAAAATCATCGTCATCGATCAAAGCCCCATTGGCCGAACCCCACGCTCCAACCCAGCAACCTACACACAGCTTTTCGGCACGATTCGAGAGCTTTATGCCGGCGTACCCGAATCAAGGGCGCGAGGCTATAAGCCAGGACGGTTCTCGTTTAATGTGAAAGGTGGTCGTTGTGAGGCATGCGAAGGCGATGGTGTGCGGCGCATTGAAATGCATTTTTTGCCAGATGTGTTTGTGACCTGTGAAACTTGTGTGGGTCGGCGCTACAACCGCGAGACATTGGAGATTCTCTTTAAAGGAAAATCCGTTGCGGATGCTTTGGAGATGACAGTGAGCGAAGCGGTCGATTTTTTCCAAAATGTCCCGACCATTCATCGAAGACTTCTTACTTTAGAAGCGGTGGGCTTGGGCTATATGCACCTGGGCCAGAGTGCAACGACACTCAGCGGCGGAGAAGCACAGCGAATCAAGTTAAGCCGAGAATTATCGAAGCGGCCTACGGGTAAAACGCTTTACGTTCTGGATGAACCTACAACGGGTTTGCATTTTTGTGATGTGGACAAACTTTTAGAAGTGCTCCAAAAACTGGTCGAGCCAGGCAATACGATGATTGTTATTGAGCACAATTTAGATGTGATTCGATGTGCTGATCACATCATCGATCTGGGGCCAGAAGGTGGCCAAGGTGGCGGCACCATCGTGGCGACTGGAACACCGCAAGAGCTTGCGGAGAATGAAAGCTCTCATACCGGAAGATATTTGAAATCTTATTTCGATAAGAGCTAAGCGGGACAAGCGGCTAAAGACTAGTTGTCTTTGGCGATCTCGTCGTGATTGCTTGGAAGAATCATCGTGCTATCGATGGCTTCTGGAGCAATGTTTGAAGCGGATTCAAAACTTTCACCGGTAATTCGAGCTTTGCGCTGGCGGTAACGCCACTGCTGGTAGTGAGCCGAGCAAAGGCCACGGGCTACGGCAGGTCGTTCGCAGAGCAGGCATGAGCGCCGCTCGACACGTCGTTTTTCAGTAGCGTTGTTTGGATCAATACCATCAAGTCGTCGTTCAATACGTGTTAGTCTTTTTTCAAAATCACTGAGACGCTCGTCTACAGAAGCGGCAACTTGAATCTTCAAGTCTTCAATCAATGATTCGAAAAG from Deltaproteobacteria bacterium includes these protein-coding regions:
- the uvrA gene encoding excinuclease ABC subunit UvrA, with translation TLSGGEAQRIRLATQIGSALRGVIYVLDEPSIGLHQRDNGRLLKTLENLRDLGNTVLVVEHDEETIRRADHIIDMGPGAGLLGGHIVAQGPIKTILKSKKSETAAYLSGRKKIGIEKTKRQANGKSLSIYEAVGNNLQCVDAHFPLGHLICVTGVSGSGKSSLISGTLQKAISKQLHGGSQAPLPYGRIEGAEHLDKIIVIDQSPIGRTPRSNPATYTQLFGTIRELYAGVPESRARGYKPGRFSFNVKGGRCEACEGDGVRRIEMHFLPDVFVTCETCVGRRYNRETLEILFKGKSVADALEMTVSEAVDFFQNVPTIHRRLLTLEAVGLGYMHLGQSATTLSGGEAQRIKLSRELSKRPTGKTLYVLDEPTTGLHFCDVDKLLEVLQKLVEPGNTMIVIEHNLDVIRCADHIIDLGPEGGQGGGTIVATGTPQELAENESSHTGRYLKSYFDKS